One Lycium barbarum isolate Lr01 chromosome 5, ASM1917538v2, whole genome shotgun sequence genomic window carries:
- the LOC132639367 gene encoding uncharacterized protein LOC132639367, whose product MHHKISGALSQQVEQITSFKRDQFPLKYLGCPIFHSRRKKVYYNDLIKKVKKKLQNWKGKLLAFGRKSVLINSVLQSIPIYMLSAVVPTKYTINELHKIFARFYWSTKEEGRSRHWSSWDKKKKLTEVQWKGGSQVWKRMIETRDQVDQQIWWEPRNGACDVWEDNWTKLGSLKQVIPPDFQIDNNIEEVSHFMNAEGWDVQKLHNKLPSNVCDHILQELSIVEHSEEKDKARWMASTTGNFTVGSAWNFLRKKAQTSAHFSKLWFKGVPFKISFFLLRLWKLKIPVDDVLKRMNISIVSRCRCYSSDNSAMVVYARSYKTKVSYAGCTSIHMLANMEEKKYYHAWGLDEYNKDGASRGNPGLSSAAFCIRDEVGNLIYAGARRIADTTNITAESVAILDGIEFCIKNDLVPVMIESDSLSMINIIQGIWEIPWKISTVHFHSYAELPTSTKKILNSDKMMMPNFRSKIYRNREPD is encoded by the exons ATGCATCACAAGATTTCTGGTGCACTGTCTCAGCAGGTGGAGCAGATTACAAGCTTTAAAAGGGATCAATTTCCATTAAAATACTTGGGATGCCCTATATTTCATTCAAGGAGGAAAAAGGTATATTACAATGACCTTATCAAGAAGGTGAAAAAaaagctgcaaaattggaaaGGAAAATTGCTCGCTTTTGGTCGAAAATCAGTTCTTATCAATAGTGTGCTTCAGAGTATTCCAATATACATGCTGTCAGCTGTTGTTCCCACAAAATATACCATTAATGAGCTTCATAAAATCTTTGCAAGGTTTTACTGGAGTACTAAGGAAGAAGGTAGAAGCAGGCATTGGTCCTCTTGGGACAAG aagaAGAAGCTTACAGAAGTGCAGTGGAAAGGTGGATCACAAGTGTGGAAAAGAATGATAGAAACAAGGGATCAAGTGGATCAACAGATATGGTGGGAACCTAGAAATGGAGCATGTGATGTATGGGAAGATAATTGGACTAAACTTGGTTCACTCAAACAGGTAATACCACCAGATTTTCAGATTGACAACAACATTGAAGAAGTATCacactttatgaatgcagaaggcTGGGATGTACAGAAACTGCATAACAAACTGCCAAGTAATGTGTGTGATCATATCCTACAAGAGTTGAGTATAGTGGAGCATTCAGAGGAGAAAGATAAAGCTCGGTGGATGGCTAGTACTACAGGAAATTTCACTGTAGGGAGTGCTTGGAATTTTCTCAGGAAAAAGGCTCAAACATCAGCTCACTTTTCAAAATTGTGGTTCAAAGGAGTTCCATTCAAAATATCATTCTTCCTTTTGAGATTGTGGAAGTTAAAAATACCAGTGGATGATGTACTAAAGAGAATGAATATCAGTATTGTATCTAGATGTAGATGCT ATTCATCAGACAATAGTGCAATGGTGGTATATGCAAGGTCCTACAAAACTAAAGTCAGTTATGCAGGCTGCACCAGCATTCATATGCTGGCAaatatggaagagaagaaatactaTCATGCATGGGGGTTAGATGAATATAATAAAG atgGGGCCTCTAGGGGTAATCCAGGGTTGAGTTCTGCTGCTTTCTGCATTAGAGATGAGGTTGGAAACCTGATATATGCTGGGGCAAGAAGAATAGCTGATACAACTAACATCACAGCAGAATCTGTAGCTATATTGGATGGAATTGAGTTCTGTATTAAAAATGATCTGGTGCCTGTAATGATTGAATCAGATTCTCTGTCCATGATAAACATTATTCAAGGAATATGGGAGATTCCATGGAAGATCA gtacagttcattttcattcatatgcTGAGTTGCCAACAAGTACAAAGAAGATTCTCAATAGTGATAAGATGATGATGCCTAATTTCAGAAGCAAGATCTACAGAAATAGAGAACCAGACTGA
- the LOC132639366 gene encoding uncharacterized protein LOC132639366, producing MEPFQHIRTINHYRRRLGMCLANANRNGKIWYFVADNIDVEVLMDSPQQITLKLFLQDLNQHHINTLVYAKCSASERLELWEGIYNLSNTLSCSWLIGGDFNVVLNDEEKIGEVNFKGSPFTWWNGRPDEACVFERLDRMLVNALLLDNFGNIEVEHLARTGSDHAPLLCTYGDKYQNQLKGVLSKWSREVFGDIFKQLIIREEIVRLKEQLFEENPSQVNRMVLQKAQAETKRYLHYEEEYWRQNQAWIGL from the exons ATGGAACCATTTCAACATATCAGGACAATAAACCATTATAGGAGGAGGTTGGGCATGTGCTTAGCTAATGCCAACCGTAATGGTAAAATCTGGTACTTTGTGGCTGATAATATAGATGTAGAAGTTCTGATGGATTCCCCTCAGCAAATTACTTTGAAGCTGTTTTTACAAGATTTGAATCAGCATCATATTAATACTTTAGTATATGCTAAATGTAGTGCTTCTGAAAGGCTAGAGTTGTGGGAGGGTATCTATAATCTTTCCAATACCTTATCTTGTTCCTGGTTAATAGGAGGAGACTTCAATGTGGTTCTAAATGATGAAGAAAAGAtagggg AGGTAAACTTTAAGGGTAGTCccttcacttggtggaatggaagacCGGATGAAGCATGTGTTTTTGAGAGATTGGATAGGATGTTGGTGAATGCACTGCTTCTGGACAACTTTGGAAATATTGAAGTGGAACATCTTGCAAGAACTGGATCAGATCATGCTCCACTTCTATGTACCTATGGTGATAAGTATCAGAATCAG CTGAAAGGAGTGTTATCAAAATGGAGCAGGGAAGTGTTTGGTGATATATTCAAGCAGTTGATCATAAGGGAGGAAATAGTGAGATTAAAGGAACAGTTGTTTGAAGAAAATCCAAGCCAAGTAAATAGAATGGTTTTGCAGAAAGCTCAAGCTGAGACTAAGAGATATTTGCATTATGAAGAAGAGTACTGGAGACAAAATCAGGCCTGGATTGGATTGTAG